Proteins from one Juglans microcarpa x Juglans regia isolate MS1-56 chromosome 1S, Jm3101_v1.0, whole genome shotgun sequence genomic window:
- the LOC121246653 gene encoding jacalin-related lectin 19-like isoform X2, producing the protein MFSFPVISTPIMESGKVRGASCDDGIYHGVRAITLESGKERGANWDDGIYHGESDEERESRKKKGILSLGQWRGYGGPSWDDGICHGVREITLESDTERGSGKKKRILSQGPWGGNGGASWDDGIYDGVREITLVYALCINSIRVVYDKNGKPVLAEKHGGRGDYLKAEIKLQYPEEFLVRVSGHYSEFNGSQVIRSLSFESNRRNFGPFGVEEGTPFTSSILGGSIVGFYGRSGRYIDSIGFWVSSWVLEARSLMFKAPERSVKVSPGLFQRLLPLDMKKSKLITTLH; encoded by the exons ATGTTCTCGTTTCCAGTCATATCAACTCCTATcatg gaaAGTGGCAAGGTACGTGGGGCCAGCTGCGACGATGGGATCTACCATGGAGTGAGAGCAATCACTCTG gaaagTGGCAAGGAACGTGGGGCCAATTGGGACGATGGGATCTACCATGGA gaaagTGACGAGGAACGTGAGAGTAGAAAAAAGAAGGGCATACTGTCGTTGGGACAATGGCGAGGATATGGTGGGCCCAGCTGGGACGATGGGATCTGCCATGGAGTGAGAGAAATCACTCTA gaaAGTGACACGGAACGTGGAAgtgggaaaaagaagagaatacTGTCGCAGGGACCGTGGGGAGGAAATGGTGGGGCCAGTTGGGACGATGGGATCTATGATGGAGTGAGAGAAATCACTCTGGTTTATGCCCTTTGCATCAATTCCATTCGTGTGGTCTATGACAAGAACGGTAAGCCCGTCTTAGCAGAAAAGCATGGAGGTAGAGGAGATTATTTAAAGGCCGAG ATAAAGCTGCAATACCCAGAGGAGTTTCTAGTGAGGGTGAGCGGGCACTACTCTGAGTTTAATGGGAGCCAAGTGATCCGATCACTGTCATTCGAAAGCAACAGAAGAAACTTTGGGCCATTTGGAGTGGAAGAAGGGACGCCATTTACATCCTCCATCCTTGGAGGAAGTATCGTGGGTTTCTATGGCAGGAGCGGTCGGTACATAGATTCCATAGGGTTCTGGGTGTCCTCTTGGGTTCTGGAAGCCAGAAGTCTAATGTTCAAAGCTCCAGAGCGTTCCGTCAAAGTCTCACCAGGACTGTTTCAACGGCTTCTGCCCCTAGACATGAAGAAATCTAAGCTCATCACCACACTCCATTAA
- the LOC121246653 gene encoding myrosinase-binding protein 1-like isoform X1, which yields MFSFPVISTPIMESGKVRGASCDDGIYHGVRAITLESGKERGANWDDGIYHGVRAITLESGKERGASWDDEIYHGESDEERESRKKKGILSLGQWRGYGGPSWDDGICHGVREITLESDTERGSGKKKRILSQGPWGGNGGASWDDGIYDGVREITLVYALCINSIRVVYDKNGKPVLAEKHGGRGDYLKAEIKLQYPEEFLVRVSGHYSEFNGSQVIRSLSFESNRRNFGPFGVEEGTPFTSSILGGSIVGFYGRSGRYIDSIGFWVSSWVLEARSLMFKAPERSVKVSPGLFQRLLPLDMKKSKLITTLH from the exons ATGTTCTCGTTTCCAGTCATATCAACTCCTATcatg gaaAGTGGCAAGGTACGTGGGGCCAGCTGCGACGATGGGATCTACCATGGAGTGAGAGCAATCACTCTG gaaagTGGCAAGGAACGTGGGGCCAATTGGGACGATGGGATCTACCATGGAGTGAGAGCAATCACTTTG gaaagTGGCAAGGAACGTGGGGCCAGTTGGGACGATGAGATCTACCATGGA gaaagTGACGAGGAACGTGAGAGTAGAAAAAAGAAGGGCATACTGTCGTTGGGACAATGGCGAGGATATGGTGGGCCCAGCTGGGACGATGGGATCTGCCATGGAGTGAGAGAAATCACTCTA gaaAGTGACACGGAACGTGGAAgtgggaaaaagaagagaatacTGTCGCAGGGACCGTGGGGAGGAAATGGTGGGGCCAGTTGGGACGATGGGATCTATGATGGAGTGAGAGAAATCACTCTGGTTTATGCCCTTTGCATCAATTCCATTCGTGTGGTCTATGACAAGAACGGTAAGCCCGTCTTAGCAGAAAAGCATGGAGGTAGAGGAGATTATTTAAAGGCCGAG ATAAAGCTGCAATACCCAGAGGAGTTTCTAGTGAGGGTGAGCGGGCACTACTCTGAGTTTAATGGGAGCCAAGTGATCCGATCACTGTCATTCGAAAGCAACAGAAGAAACTTTGGGCCATTTGGAGTGGAAGAAGGGACGCCATTTACATCCTCCATCCTTGGAGGAAGTATCGTGGGTTTCTATGGCAGGAGCGGTCGGTACATAGATTCCATAGGGTTCTGGGTGTCCTCTTGGGTTCTGGAAGCCAGAAGTCTAATGTTCAAAGCTCCAGAGCGTTCCGTCAAAGTCTCACCAGGACTGTTTCAACGGCTTCTGCCCCTAGACATGAAGAAATCTAAGCTCATCACCACACTCCATTAA
- the LOC121246653 gene encoding jacalin-related lectin 19-like isoform X4 translates to MFSFPVISTPIMESGKERGASWDDEIYHGESDEERESRKKKGILSLGQWRGYGGPSWDDGICHGVREITLESDTERGSGKKKRILSQGPWGGNGGASWDDGIYDGVREITLVYALCINSIRVVYDKNGKPVLAEKHGGRGDYLKAEIKLQYPEEFLVRVSGHYSEFNGSQVIRSLSFESNRRNFGPFGVEEGTPFTSSILGGSIVGFYGRSGRYIDSIGFWVSSWVLEARSLMFKAPERSVKVSPGLFQRLLPLDMKKSKLITTLH, encoded by the exons ATGTTCTCGTTTCCAGTCATATCAACTCCTATcatg gaaagTGGCAAGGAACGTGGGGCCAGTTGGGACGATGAGATCTACCATGGA gaaagTGACGAGGAACGTGAGAGTAGAAAAAAGAAGGGCATACTGTCGTTGGGACAATGGCGAGGATATGGTGGGCCCAGCTGGGACGATGGGATCTGCCATGGAGTGAGAGAAATCACTCTA gaaAGTGACACGGAACGTGGAAgtgggaaaaagaagagaatacTGTCGCAGGGACCGTGGGGAGGAAATGGTGGGGCCAGTTGGGACGATGGGATCTATGATGGAGTGAGAGAAATCACTCTGGTTTATGCCCTTTGCATCAATTCCATTCGTGTGGTCTATGACAAGAACGGTAAGCCCGTCTTAGCAGAAAAGCATGGAGGTAGAGGAGATTATTTAAAGGCCGAG ATAAAGCTGCAATACCCAGAGGAGTTTCTAGTGAGGGTGAGCGGGCACTACTCTGAGTTTAATGGGAGCCAAGTGATCCGATCACTGTCATTCGAAAGCAACAGAAGAAACTTTGGGCCATTTGGAGTGGAAGAAGGGACGCCATTTACATCCTCCATCCTTGGAGGAAGTATCGTGGGTTTCTATGGCAGGAGCGGTCGGTACATAGATTCCATAGGGTTCTGGGTGTCCTCTTGGGTTCTGGAAGCCAGAAGTCTAATGTTCAAAGCTCCAGAGCGTTCCGTCAAAGTCTCACCAGGACTGTTTCAACGGCTTCTGCCCCTAGACATGAAGAAATCTAAGCTCATCACCACACTCCATTAA
- the LOC121246653 gene encoding jacalin-related lectin 19-like isoform X3: MFSFPVISTPIMESGKVRGASCDDGIYHGVRAITLESGKERGASWDDEIYHGESDEERESRKKKGILSLGQWRGYGGPSWDDGICHGVREITLESDTERGSGKKKRILSQGPWGGNGGASWDDGIYDGVREITLVYALCINSIRVVYDKNGKPVLAEKHGGRGDYLKAEIKLQYPEEFLVRVSGHYSEFNGSQVIRSLSFESNRRNFGPFGVEEGTPFTSSILGGSIVGFYGRSGRYIDSIGFWVSSWVLEARSLMFKAPERSVKVSPGLFQRLLPLDMKKSKLITTLH, encoded by the exons ATGTTCTCGTTTCCAGTCATATCAACTCCTATcatg gaaAGTGGCAAGGTACGTGGGGCCAGCTGCGACGATGGGATCTACCATGGAGTGAGAGCAATCACTCTG gaaagTGGCAAGGAACGTGGGGCCAGTTGGGACGATGAGATCTACCATGGA gaaagTGACGAGGAACGTGAGAGTAGAAAAAAGAAGGGCATACTGTCGTTGGGACAATGGCGAGGATATGGTGGGCCCAGCTGGGACGATGGGATCTGCCATGGAGTGAGAGAAATCACTCTA gaaAGTGACACGGAACGTGGAAgtgggaaaaagaagagaatacTGTCGCAGGGACCGTGGGGAGGAAATGGTGGGGCCAGTTGGGACGATGGGATCTATGATGGAGTGAGAGAAATCACTCTGGTTTATGCCCTTTGCATCAATTCCATTCGTGTGGTCTATGACAAGAACGGTAAGCCCGTCTTAGCAGAAAAGCATGGAGGTAGAGGAGATTATTTAAAGGCCGAG ATAAAGCTGCAATACCCAGAGGAGTTTCTAGTGAGGGTGAGCGGGCACTACTCTGAGTTTAATGGGAGCCAAGTGATCCGATCACTGTCATTCGAAAGCAACAGAAGAAACTTTGGGCCATTTGGAGTGGAAGAAGGGACGCCATTTACATCCTCCATCCTTGGAGGAAGTATCGTGGGTTTCTATGGCAGGAGCGGTCGGTACATAGATTCCATAGGGTTCTGGGTGTCCTCTTGGGTTCTGGAAGCCAGAAGTCTAATGTTCAAAGCTCCAGAGCGTTCCGTCAAAGTCTCACCAGGACTGTTTCAACGGCTTCTGCCCCTAGACATGAAGAAATCTAAGCTCATCACCACACTCCATTAA
- the LOC121246654 gene encoding jacalin-related lectin 19-like: MESGSGKKKSILSLGPWGGNGGASWDDGIYHGVREITLVYALCIDSIRVLYDKNGKPVLAEKHGGGGGYKTAEIKLQYPEEFLVSVSGHYSVFNGSQVIRSLSFKSNRRNFGPFGVEEGTPFTFSMDGGTIVGFNGRSGWYIDSIGFRVSRVQSAKLFQRVQKGLQRLTSTVTRSSAPRDNEI; the protein is encoded by the exons atg GAAAGTGGGAGTGGGAAAAAGAAGAGCATACTATCGCTGGGACCGTGGGGAGGAAATGGTGGGGCCAGCTGGGACGATGGGATCTACCATGGAGTGAGAGAAATCACTCTGGTTTATGCCCTGTGCATCGATTCCATTCGTGTGCTTTATGATAAGAACGGTAAGCCTGTCTTAGCAGAAAAGCATGGAGGCGGAGGAGGTTATAAAACGGCCGAG ATAAAGCTGCAATACCCAGAGGAGTTTCTAGTGAGTGTGAGCGGGCACTACTCTGTGTTTAATGGGAGCCAAGTGATCCGATCACTGTCATTCAAAAGCAACAGAAGAAACTTTGGGCCATTTGGAGTGGAAGAAGGGACGCCATTTACATTCTCCATGGATGGAGGAACTATCGTGGGTTTCAATGGCAGGAGCGGTTGGTACATAGATTCCATAGGGTTCCGGGTGTCACGTGTCCAATCTGCGAAGCTCTTCCAAAGGGTTCAGAAGGGCCTTCAAAGGCTCACCAGTACTGTTACAAGGTCTTCTGCCCCCAGAGATAATGAAATCTAA
- the LOC121247162 gene encoding uncharacterized RNA methyltransferase CT0009 isoform X2 has translation MSQAKIKWVTKLKTISPHRDFVDAPCEYSSYCGGCKTQNLSYEAQLSAKEQQVLELVTHVGMFSSKELESLDIMKPIVPCDIQFHYRNKMEFSFGSQEWLPRESLSEKQDGNESSALGLHAPGFFDKVLNVNKCLLQSEPANMVLAAIQDCWRDPQLGLSAYNVHSHAGFLKHLMLRTGRDVKTGLSELMVNFVTSSYKPELLRPLVDKISSVPEVVSIMNNVNTSIGSTSVGEEEYTLYGKSTITEILRGVTFQISANSFFQTNTRQAEVLYKLIEDCAGLRGDGSEVVLDLFCGTGTIGLTLAQRVRHVYGYEVVAQAIADARLNAKLNGIHNATFVQGDLNKIDESFGNNFPKPDIVISDPNRPGMHMKLIKFLLKLKAPRIVYVSCNPATCARDLDYLCHGVIEKNIKGGYRLKSLQSVDMFPHTPHIECVCLLELC, from the exons ATGAGTCAAGCCAAAATTAAATGG GTGACTAAATTAAAGACAATTTCTCCTCACAGGGACTTTGTTGATGCCCCTTGTGAATATTCTTCCTATTGTGGAGGATGTAAAACGCAAAACCTCTCTTATGAGGCTCAGCTTAGTGCCAAGGAACAACAAGTCCTTGAGTTGGTGACCCATGTCGGCATGTTTTCTAGTAAGGAACTGGAATCCCTTGACATCATGAAGCCAATTGTTCCCTGTGATATCCAGTTCCATTATAGGAACAAG ATGGAATTCTCCTTTGGTTCTCAAGAATGGTTACCTAGGGAATCATTATCAGAGAAACAAGATGGTAATGAGAGTTCTGCACTGGGACTTCATGCTCCTGGCTTCTTTGACAAGGTTCTGAATGTCAACAAGTGCTTACTGCAAAGTGAGCCTGCCAATATG GTTCTTGCAGCTATCCAAGATTGTTGGAGAGATCCACAACTAGGTCTTTCTGCTTACAATGTTCACTCTCATGCTGGATTTCTTAAGCATTTAATGCTAAGAACTGGAAG GGATGTGAAGACCGGTCTGTCTGAACTTATGGTCAATTTTGTGACCTCATCTTACAAGCCAGAGCTGCTGAGGCCCCTAGTTGATAAAATATCATCTGTTCCTGAAGTG GTAAGCATAATGAACAATGTAAATACCTCTATTGGTAGCACTTCAGTTGGGGAGGAAGAATACACTTTGTATGGAAAATCTACCATCACAGAGATCTTAAGGGGGGTCACGTTCCAAATATCAGCTAACTCTTTCTTCCAGACAAACACTCGGCAG GCAGAGGTATTGTATAAGCTCATAGAAGATTGTGCTGGTCTTAGAGGGGATGGATCAGAAGTTGTTCTTGACCTGTTTTGCGGGACTGGCACCATTGGTCTGACTCTTGCCCAAAG GGTCAGACATGTTTATGGATATGAAGTAGTTGCTCAAGCCATTGCAGATGCTCGCTTGAATGCCAAGCTGAATGGAATCCACAATGCCACATTTGTCCAGGGGGATCTGAATAAAATTGATGAAAGTTTTGGCAACAATTTTCCTAAGCCCGACATTGTCATTTCAG ATCCAAACCGTCCAGGCATGCACATGAAGTTGATTAAATTTCTACTAAAGCTCAAGGCACCACGCATAGTCTATGTATCGTGTAATCCTGCCACGTGTGCACGTGACCTTGATTATCTATGTCATGGCGTG atagagaaaaatataaaaggtgGTTACAGGCTGAAGAGCCTACAGTCGGTGGATATGTTCCCGCACACTCCTCACATTGAGTGCGTTTGCCTGTTGGAACTTTGCTGA